From Methanobacterium bryantii, a single genomic window includes:
- a CDS encoding ArsR/SmtB family transcription factor, whose protein sequence is MKKVLWWLILGTRGGINRAKIIKKLKERPYNAHQLAEELNVNYRTIRHHIKILEDSEVVKSAGEKYGKMYFLSENMEKNYMDFETIWKQVQDGKKNN, encoded by the coding sequence ATGAAAAAAGTGCTTTGGTGGTTAATCCTTGGTACGAGGGGAGGAATAAACCGTGCTAAAATTATTAAAAAATTAAAGGAACGACCTTACAATGCACATCAGCTTGCCGAAGAGCTAAATGTCAATTACAGAACAATTAGGCATCATATAAAAATTTTAGAAGACAGTGAAGTCGTTAAATCTGCTGGAGAAAAATACGGTAAGATGTACTTCCTTTCAGAGAATATGGAAAAAAATTACATGGATTTTGAAACCATCTGGAAACAAGTACAAGATGGGAAAAAGAATAATTGA